Part of the Micropterus dolomieu isolate WLL.071019.BEF.003 ecotype Adirondacks linkage group LG22, ASM2129224v1, whole genome shotgun sequence genome is shown below.
CTGCTCAATATTTCAGTAAATACATTTGGTTTAAAGCTACGTTTGGCCTCATTCAGCCACAAAATGGATACGCAGTCATATCAGTCTGTACAACCGGGGGTGGGGATGGAGGAGAATTTCCTGTCTCTCGACGATATTTTGCTCTCTCATGAAAGACTTCCCATACGGACAGAGTGCACTTTTCCCCGGCTGGGATTCTTGGAGAAGTCGAGTGACACGCAGGACATACCGGAGGTCGGTAAAGTTACTGAGGGAAAATGTATGAACGTTGTGATAGTGTTAATACATTTAGAGATAACTGTGTCTCTCAGATGTacaggtctttttttttaaacgaaaCTTAGACCAAACCTCATTAAATACTTTGCAGTTTATTCTTACCCTAGAATTGGCACATATGTGGTCGAAAATAATGCAAAACGTCAACTTTATTATTATCTAGGAGGATATGTGGTATTCATGCAGGCATTGATTAACACACAGGCGACAATGGGCAGCAAAAATCAGTGGTCAAGGACATTAAAGCAATATATAAAACTAGAGGATGCTTACATTAATATAAATCCAACGTCATTGGCGTTAAGTCACAAATCATGGTGGATACTGTAAATTAAACAGGACCCAGCAGTGACATTTTATCATAACGAAATGTTGTATAAAACACAGGCTTTGGCCTacttcacagaagacatttggAAATTTgtacagtaggaaaagcacaggctTAAAGAAGAAAATGGATGATAGCTAAATTCCCTTTTAGCTGTTTCAGTTTGAGGGTCCTGGTATCATGCATGCCGGGAGCTCGGGGCCTTGACAATTACTTCAACTCTTATTTCCTTTATCTTAGGGTACAAAGATGGAGCTTCCTCTGTGGCTCTCCAAGGGACTGTacgagaagaagaggagagtgTTGTCAGTCGAGCTTCCGAAGGTGTACAGGGAGGGCTGGAGGACTGTGTTCAACGCTGACCCCAACGTAGTGGACCTGCATAAGATGGGGCCCTACTACTACGGTCTGGGATCCCAGATGCTGCACTTTGACAACCCAGAGAACCCAGAGATCGCACAGACGCTGCTGCAGGTGAACCACACGAgcaaacatgaacacagaaaagttaattgttaaatataaaaacttATCGTTGGTATTGCCATTTATAATAGTACCCAGATCTACACTGGACCACcattaacaaataataaataaataaatcagacaggGGTCCTTGTTGCACACATTACACGTCATTACAGTGATTTATCTACTTCATCAAGGACACAGCATGTTTCTGGAAAACTTTTAATGGATTTATGAAAACCCTGCATGACTATGCCCTCTGGGAGGTGAGACAAACCTGCAGGAGAAGAAAAAGTTTCTGATGGTGCTGGATATTTAGTAGGCTTAGTAGAACCCGGTGTGCATAggtgtacagtgtgtacagaTCCCCGCCTCTCTTATTGTCATTGAGAGCTAATGGTCAGAAATCTAAACTGTGACATGATGCAAGAATAACAATGTGGTATCACTGGTGAACAGACATGTGTGATGTTGTGTTTAAGTATACAGTTATCTGATCTGGACTCATTAATTGAGCTAGAGGGCAGGGAATGGTGGGAAATCTGCCAAGCAGCTGATGCTGCTAGACTCTGCACAGATTGCAGCTGTTTAATCAAgtcaaatattataatatattatgtgTTGTCCAGTGAACATTATACAGATTGTGGTGCTTTATTTAAAGGACCACCACCCAGACATCTTTTAGGACGTAAAATACTAACTtggaataataatttgtgtctgCTATGATTTTCCCACTAAAAAGGTTCAAAATGTTTTGGCACATAAGCCACCGGGAAATAacaaattttcatttttacactttggtttctgTGGAGATTAAACAAAccagatataacatgttaattttaGAGATGGCAGTAGGTgaattttgttacttttggagCCAGGTTAGCTCTTCCCactgtttccagtgttttatGCTTAGCTAAGCGAACTGACTGTTGGTTGTTGCCACAGGTATGAGAGCGGTATGAGACTTCTCATCTAACTTGCCAGACAGCAAACAGgcctatttcccaaaatgtcaaactattcttttaacAAGGTTTTGTTACACTACTTAGTGTAAAAATTTGTAATAGAAAGTGACGGCAGCTGCTTCAAGAAGAAGTAGGTTTAGGCGGTGGTATTACAGTAGACAAGGGTATTTAGAAAACCAGGCTGTTTTCTACAGCCTCCTATtatggtcctactcaccaatcagagtgggGAACAtggcgtgtacattttacaacaaacaaaactagaggaaaacatGTGGTATAATGGCGCCAGCCGAAATGACACAGGCAGGTTTTGCGCggcatggagcatttcagaatgacagcgttttgcctgcctgactTTGCTGAGTTGTTCAGATTTTGGTGATTTGTTcggttgtccttgatttttttttgcttctaccatggttaagtaggctacgttgttaaattgtttattttttatctgttttaactgtgtttattgttgatacatGATCTGGAGTGATCATCCCGCCCCCCCCTTTTCCGtatatttccacccgcgatcccttatcacggcagcaggtgagcctcACCTCTGcttattaatgacgcagcctataaaacaactgaaaccaacatctgcaccctgtgtgttcaccgttgctttacctggtccttGTGTAAAATATCGCTGCAACTTGTAACCTAAGTTAATAGTCTAACTTACCAGTTTTTTTTAcggagtgaagtctgtgcgagaatacatgcacataagacgactgctGCCCCCCGCGTGCGCACGCGCACCCGATGACATTGTCCATcctgatgtttcattgtagacatcgccccaactttaaaaaaaataaaaaataaataaaaaaataaaatcgcaAATCAAATCATAATCTCAATATCTTGCAGAGAtaaaaaatcgcaattagatgtTTTCCCTAAATGGTTCAGCCCTACTACACTCTACATTTACTGCTACACATCACTGCTCCCGCTCGTTTCCTCTGTTCCGCTGCGTTCACCTGTTGCTCATTGCCACTacgcacaaaaaaaaacaaacaggcaaCTTGATAGCGACTGTGAGTGGTGGGATAACATTACAGGACCcctgtttgggagtattttggGTTTAGTCCCAATTATAAAGGGGAGCCAGCCTACATAGACAAAGCTGTGTGCACATCATCTCCGTTCAGCCCACTGGTGTGTCGGTATCTGCCACGGCAACGTGTGACATCGTGTCCTCCAGCAAGAATCTATAGAAGAAGGGCGCTTATATCCTGTTTGTTAATTGTTCAATGGGCTATAGGTATTTAAACCCAGCGAGACTTGTCTGAGTAGGCTAATTGCATTGTATGATAGTGTCGTACATACTACAGcgtaggggtgggagaaaaattGTGTGTGTCGCTTTCTGTGCCATCTCATCCTCtgatgttagctttgcagcagcaagtagcatCAGTTTGCTACCAACTAATTAAAAACTGTTTCTTCCAACTAAGGAACATATCCAAACAAAGATCGATGGATCCAGGTTGTGGAATGCACTCCCCGCTTCGTTACGCACCTTaaactgtgttgtttcttttaaaaagcagctgaagacTCGCAGAAGACAGGCGTTTGCTAAACATTAAGCTTGGTTTTAAAGTTGTCTGTCATATGTCAATGTGTTTCTGGTGTTAAGCTagaactgtatttttttgttatattgtgaagcaccttgtgattttatctgtgaaaagtgctatataaataaattttacttacttactaattACTTTGCTAATCCACAACCTacctaacattagttacattactttatttgctgtgtcgttgttcactctatcattgtatttgtcatggtgttgccAAGTTACCCCACTtttataatgcagagaaatatcccgagttacagttggaaatgccatatttcattgaatttacaaaacaaattcTATATCTGGATATGTATCGTTATTGAGGTATGAAATGACCTACGTATATCGGGATATGATTTTTTGTCATTGCGCAGCCCTAAATATTGCCTTAGCAAGagcacttttttgtttgtttgtttattttttgttttccactgaACCAAAGGTCACAATTAGAGAAAAATAATGAACTGTTACAATTACAGTGTCACATTTTTACTAAAggagtattttattatttattttgtagatTTGTTTGATTGTTGTTTGACATACAGACGTGCACACGAAGAATTGCGTGCGAGAatgtcagtttgtaatgcacAGTTGAATTTCCAGCCTATGGTAAAGGATTTGATTTGaagtacaggtgctggtcatataattagaatatcatcaaaaagttgatttatttcagtaattccattcaaaaagtgaaacttggatattatattcattcattacacacagactgacatatttcaaatgtttattttatgtaattgtgatgattaaaactgacaactaatgaaagtCCCAAATTCaatatctccgaaaattagattattacttaagaccaatacaaaaaaaggatttttagaaatgttggccaactgaaaagtatgaacatgaaaagtatgagcatgtacagcactcaatacttagttggggctccttttacctgaattactgcagcaatgcggcgtggcatagagtccatcagtctgtggcactgctcaggtgttatgagagcccaggttgctctgatagtggccttcagctcttctgcattgttgggtctggcgtatcgcatcttcctcttcacaataccccatagattttctatagggttgaggtcaggcgagtttggtggccaattaagaacagggataccatggtccttaaaccaggtactggtagctttggcactgtgtgcaggtgccaagtcctgttggtaAATGAagtctgcatctccataaagttggtcagcagcaggaagcatgaagtgctctaaaacttcctggtagacggctgcgttgaccttggacctcagaaaacacagtggaccaacaccagcagatgacatggcaccccaaaccatcactgactgtggaaactttacactggacttcaagcaacgtggattctgtgcctctcctctcttcctccagactctgggaccttgatttccaaaggaaatgcaaaatttactttcatcagagaacataactgNNNNNNNNNNNNNNNNNNNNNNNNNNNNNNNNNNNNNNNNNNNNNNNNNNNNNNNNNNNNNNNNNNNNNNNNNNNNNNNNNNNNNNNNNNNNNNNNNNNNcatggcaccccaaaccatcactgactgtggaaactttacactggacttcaagcaacgtggattctgtgcctctcctctcttcctccagactctgggaccttgatttccaaaggaaatgcaaaatttactttcatcagagaacataactgtggaccactcagcagcagtccagtcctttttgtctttagcccaggcgagacgcttctgacgctgtgtcttgttcaagagtggcttgacacaaggaatgcgacagctgaaacccatgtcttgcatatgtctgtgcgtggtggttcttgaagcactgactccggctgcagtccactctttgtgaatctcccccatatttttgaatgggttttgtttcacaatcctctccagggtgcggttatccctattgcttgtacatgTTTTtcctaccacatcttttccttcccttcgcctctttattaatgtgcttggacacagagctctgtgaacagccagcctctttagcaatgaccttttgtgtcttgccctccttgtgcaagg
Proteins encoded:
- the gins3 gene encoding DNA replication complex GINS protein PSF3; translation: MDTQSYQSVQPGVGMEENFLSLDDILLSHERLPIRTECTFPRLGFLEKSSDTQDIPEGTKMELPLWLSKGLYEKKRRVLSVELPKVYREGWRTVFNADPNVVDLHKMGPYYYGLGSQMLHFDNPENPEIAQTLLQTFIGRFRRTMDSSQNAYNEDTSALVERLDCLEKALFRSGQSGLNGFQSWEKGRASQLTASSLVLNYRKRKINDIQP